In the Kitasatospora terrestris genome, one interval contains:
- the fxlA gene encoding FxLD family lanthipeptide — MAQQIQPQAPAAPVTFADDFDLDVAAVEVADAASLQVLTDDGCGSTCGACTTGVH, encoded by the coding sequence ATGGCACAGCAGATCCAGCCGCAGGCCCCGGCCGCCCCGGTGACCTTCGCCGACGACTTCGACCTCGACGTCGCGGCCGTTGAGGTGGCGGACGCCGCCAGCCTGCAGGTGCTCACAGACGACGGCTGCGGCTCCACCTGCGGCGCCTGCACCACCGGCGTGCACTGA
- a CDS encoding lantibiotic dehydratase codes for MRAVAHPDLPVPAWPDLTTDGTDLTLQRVEWLRAVWADDHLAEALSLASPVLARSVEQLTSSPQPAVREVRRAVLSTACYLLRAQGRSTPFGLFAGVQAATFRPLSSVRWGDDHRPVARASAAWLSGAVERLERCPGLLARLEVTANTTAHVRGDRLVVPHQPLTRPDGSTTVTETTLRHTRPVALALAAARHPIRIQDLADKLAAEFPTVPASRISGALGELVASRALITSLHAPATEPDPLAHLLAALERADADDVASSADLLEDLRSAHALLADHNRQPGRVARTALDGLSGTERPGLAVDLLLDADLVLPEAVAHEAARAAELLTRVSAFPKGTAAWRAYHQRFYERYGRGALVPLLDMVADSGIGWPDGYPGARPAEAPRFDARDEVLAAFAQRAALDGQREVIVDDGLLASLAPSPEQRRFPPHLEVVARLHARSTQALDRGQFLLEVVSASRSAGVSVGRFLHLLPPERRAAFTDVLTGLPTMDERTVTAQLSFPPLDAATGHVARSLATGQLVISLAEHRPAADGVLRPEDLAVGCDGRRMFLAAPALGVRIEAAATHALNLRTHTPPLARLITELSRAQAAQVTEFSWGSLNALPFRPRLRHGRIILSPATWRLAAPELPTRTAPFDQWNEALSVWLTSRRAPRHVMLAADSQGLPLDLDHPGHRALLRHHLDTAPHAVLVEAPDPDSLGWAGGRAHEIAIPLTATRTPTWPRLPKPTTARLLHQGHGDAPGTSRLLLASLYGDQERQDTVLTRHLPDLLDRLGRPAWWFVRFRDPRPHLRLRIALPNSNGFGPAAAVISTWTTELHQAGLLAEVVYPTSYTETGRWGEGPAWAAAEDVFRADSAAVLTQLSQPARPAQQALLAAHAVAIASGFTDSTTAGLRWLVANVPAEAPTATPRPLFHEAVRLADPAGAWAALRAEPGGTAIVDAWAERHHALADYRRHFLGPHTEGVDADDVLGSLLHCSFVRAHRIDFDHEAQVLYLARATALARLSRDGDQ; via the coding sequence GTGCGAGCCGTAGCCCACCCCGACCTGCCAGTGCCCGCCTGGCCGGACCTCACCACCGACGGCACCGACCTGACGCTCCAGCGGGTGGAGTGGCTGCGCGCGGTGTGGGCCGATGACCATCTGGCAGAGGCGCTGTCGCTGGCGAGTCCGGTCCTGGCCCGCAGCGTCGAGCAGCTGACCTCGTCCCCGCAGCCGGCAGTACGCGAAGTACGCCGTGCCGTTCTATCCACGGCCTGCTACCTGTTGCGCGCCCAGGGCCGGTCGACCCCGTTCGGGCTGTTCGCCGGTGTGCAGGCGGCCACCTTCCGCCCGTTGTCCTCGGTCCGGTGGGGAGACGACCACCGCCCGGTGGCCCGGGCGTCGGCGGCCTGGCTCTCCGGGGCCGTCGAGCGCCTGGAACGGTGCCCCGGTCTGCTGGCCCGGCTGGAGGTGACCGCGAACACCACCGCCCATGTACGCGGGGATCGCCTCGTGGTCCCTCACCAGCCGTTGACGCGTCCCGACGGCAGCACGACCGTCACCGAGACGACCCTGCGCCACACCCGCCCGGTCGCGTTAGCCCTCGCCGCTGCCCGCCACCCGATCCGCATCCAGGACCTGGCCGACAAGCTCGCCGCCGAGTTCCCCACCGTACCCGCCAGCCGGATCAGTGGTGCGCTGGGCGAGCTGGTCGCGTCCCGGGCGCTGATCACAAGCCTCCATGCCCCGGCGACCGAACCGGACCCGCTTGCGCACCTGCTGGCCGCCCTGGAACGGGCCGACGCCGACGACGTCGCCTCCAGCGCCGACCTGCTGGAGGACCTGCGGTCCGCCCACGCCCTGCTCGCCGACCACAACCGGCAGCCCGGCCGCGTCGCCCGGACCGCTCTGGACGGCCTCTCTGGGACGGAGCGTCCGGGGCTGGCCGTCGACCTCCTGCTGGACGCCGACCTCGTCCTGCCCGAGGCCGTCGCGCACGAGGCCGCCCGGGCGGCCGAACTGCTCACCCGCGTCAGCGCGTTCCCCAAGGGCACAGCCGCATGGCGGGCTTATCACCAGCGCTTCTACGAGCGGTACGGCCGAGGGGCGCTGGTGCCGCTGCTGGACATGGTGGCGGACAGCGGGATCGGTTGGCCTGACGGGTACCCCGGCGCCCGGCCCGCCGAGGCACCACGGTTCGACGCCCGGGACGAGGTGCTGGCCGCCTTCGCCCAGCGGGCGGCCCTCGACGGCCAGCGCGAGGTCATCGTGGATGACGGGCTGCTGGCCTCCCTCGCGCCGAGCCCGGAACAGCGCCGGTTCCCGCCGCACCTGGAGGTCGTCGCCCGCCTCCACGCCCGAAGCACGCAGGCGCTCGACCGCGGTCAGTTTCTCCTGGAGGTGGTCTCGGCGTCTCGGTCGGCCGGCGTCTCGGTCGGCCGGTTCCTCCACCTCCTCCCCCCGGAGCGCCGGGCGGCGTTCACCGACGTGCTGACCGGTCTACCGACTATGGACGAGCGGACCGTGACCGCTCAGCTGTCGTTCCCGCCGCTGGACGCCGCGACCGGGCACGTGGCCCGCAGCCTGGCCACCGGCCAGCTGGTGATCAGCCTCGCAGAGCACCGCCCCGCAGCCGACGGCGTCCTGCGACCGGAGGACCTAGCAGTCGGCTGCGACGGCCGCCGGATGTTCCTGGCGGCGCCGGCCCTCGGAGTCAGGATCGAGGCCGCCGCCACCCACGCCCTGAACCTGCGCACCCACACGCCGCCGCTGGCCCGCCTCATCACCGAGCTGTCCCGCGCCCAGGCCGCCCAGGTCACCGAGTTCTCCTGGGGCTCTCTCAACGCGCTGCCCTTCCGGCCCCGGCTGCGGCACGGCCGCATCATCCTCTCCCCGGCCACCTGGCGACTCGCAGCCCCTGAACTTCCCACCCGCACTGCACCGTTCGACCAGTGGAACGAGGCACTGTCCGTCTGGCTGACCAGCCGCCGGGCTCCACGACACGTGATGCTCGCGGCCGACAGCCAGGGCCTGCCCCTCGACCTCGACCACCCCGGCCACCGGGCCCTGCTGCGCCACCACCTCGACACCGCCCCGCACGCCGTGCTGGTCGAGGCACCCGACCCCGACAGCCTCGGCTGGGCCGGCGGCCGGGCTCACGAGATCGCCATCCCACTCACCGCCACCCGGACGCCGACCTGGCCGCGCCTGCCCAAGCCGACGACCGCCCGGCTCCTGCATCAGGGCCACGGCGACGCCCCCGGCACCTCCCGGCTGCTCCTCGCCTCGCTCTACGGAGACCAGGAGCGCCAGGACACCGTCCTCACCCGACACCTGCCCGACCTCCTGGACCGCCTCGGACGCCCTGCCTGGTGGTTCGTCCGGTTCCGCGACCCGCGCCCGCACCTGCGGCTGCGCATCGCCCTGCCCAACTCGAACGGCTTCGGCCCCGCCGCCGCCGTGATCAGCACCTGGACCACCGAACTCCACCAGGCCGGTCTGCTCGCCGAGGTGGTGTACCCGACCTCCTACACGGAGACCGGCCGGTGGGGCGAAGGCCCGGCCTGGGCCGCCGCCGAGGACGTGTTCCGCGCCGACTCCGCCGCCGTCCTCACCCAGCTGTCCCAACCCGCACGGCCCGCCCAACAGGCGCTGCTCGCCGCCCATGCCGTCGCCATCGCCTCAGGCTTCACCGACTCCACCACCGCCGGCCTGCGGTGGCTCGTCGCCAACGTGCCCGCCGAAGCGCCGACCGCCACGCCCCGGCCGCTCTTCCACGAGGCCGTGCGCCTGGCGGATCCCGCCGGAGCTTGGGCCGCATTACGCGCCGAGCCGGGCGGCACAGCGATCGTGGATGCCTGGGCCGAACGCCACCACGCCCTCGCGGACTACCGCCGCCACTTCCTCGGCCCGCACACCGAAGGCGTCGACGCGGACGACGTGCTCGGCTCCCTCCTGCACTGCAGTTTCGTCCGCGCGCACCGCATCGACTTCGACCACGAAGCCCAAGTCCTCTACCTGGCCCGCGCCACCGCCCTCGCCCGCCTCTCCCGGGACGGTGACCAGTGA
- the fxlM gene encoding methyltransferase, FxLD system, producing the protein MTTGWIQHDIAVTYRATTEQLAVHRLAPALTEAQNSGELEGWWYMRKDPFRLRYRANAPAPAITALLDDLTREGHLDGWSLGIYEPESAAFGGAPAMEAAHRLFNVDSHHLLARAADHQQTAALGQAETTVLLTGAMLRAAGLDWYEQGDVWAKFAELRPQAPAVAPERAAELTVAMRRLMTADTHQIAEPGWALDSHGPWIHAFEQAGQDLVRLSREGHLTRGLRAVLAHLLLFHANRAGLRVEHQSALAARALDAVFHSGEDSASSQSTIRTTTRVAHVTTLSDNTAIPSAEELRDSLTNRLLTQKAITTWAVENAFRTVPREHFLPGFPLDVAYADNPTYTKTDGSGVQISAASQPWIVAMMLEQLAAQPGEKIFESGAGTGVNAAYLGVIVGPDGQVVTVDVDDDLVDGARKHIADAGVTNVDVVLGDGALGHPAAAPYDRIIATVSTSEMPTAWLQQIKPTGRIVLPLRLRGTASRSIAFERGDASWRSTDSQLAVFMPLRGSMDDARRTVTLTAQDDVTLQVHKDQTDAVDTDTLLGVFDGERHERWTGVNVPAGTTYEFMDLWLSCTLPNALMRMSVADTAQDRGVARMFSWGSMATVNGSSLAYLTIRPAEPAEDGRKVYETGVIGHGPDGAALADLVSQEIRTWGTAYRDRTVRFELPDAPATADPAAGIFVLPRPNHPITVIWE; encoded by the coding sequence ATGACCACCGGCTGGATCCAGCACGACATCGCCGTCACCTACCGCGCCACCACCGAGCAACTCGCCGTGCACCGCCTCGCCCCCGCGCTCACCGAAGCCCAAAACTCCGGAGAGCTGGAAGGCTGGTGGTACATGCGCAAGGACCCCTTCCGGCTCCGCTACCGGGCGAACGCGCCGGCGCCGGCCATCACGGCCCTCCTGGACGACCTCACCCGAGAAGGTCACCTCGACGGCTGGAGCCTGGGCATCTACGAGCCCGAAAGCGCGGCATTCGGCGGCGCACCGGCCATGGAGGCGGCCCACCGCCTGTTCAACGTCGACAGCCACCACCTCCTCGCCCGCGCCGCCGATCACCAGCAGACGGCCGCCCTCGGCCAGGCCGAGACCACTGTGCTGCTCACCGGCGCCATGCTGCGCGCGGCGGGCCTGGACTGGTATGAACAAGGCGACGTGTGGGCGAAGTTCGCGGAACTGAGGCCGCAAGCGCCTGCGGTCGCACCCGAGCGAGCCGCCGAGCTCACTGTGGCCATGCGGCGCCTGATGACGGCCGACACCCACCAGATCGCCGAACCCGGCTGGGCACTCGACAGCCACGGCCCCTGGATCCACGCCTTCGAGCAGGCCGGGCAAGACCTTGTGCGGCTCTCCCGTGAAGGACACCTCACCCGCGGGCTGCGTGCTGTCCTTGCCCACCTGCTCCTCTTCCATGCCAACCGTGCCGGGCTGCGCGTCGAGCATCAATCTGCCCTGGCCGCACGCGCGTTGGATGCTGTCTTCCATTCCGGCGAGGACTCCGCGTCCTCGCAGTCAACCATCCGCACAACCACTAGGGTCGCCCACGTGACTACTCTCAGCGACAACACCGCCATCCCATCCGCCGAGGAGCTGCGCGACAGCCTCACCAACCGGCTCCTCACCCAGAAGGCCATCACCACCTGGGCGGTGGAGAACGCGTTCCGCACCGTGCCCCGCGAACACTTCCTGCCCGGCTTCCCGCTGGACGTGGCCTACGCGGACAACCCCACCTACACGAAGACCGACGGCTCGGGCGTCCAGATCAGCGCCGCCTCCCAGCCGTGGATCGTCGCCATGATGCTCGAACAGCTCGCCGCCCAGCCCGGCGAGAAGATCTTCGAGTCCGGCGCCGGAACCGGCGTCAACGCCGCCTACCTCGGCGTCATCGTCGGCCCCGACGGCCAGGTGGTGACCGTCGACGTGGACGACGACCTGGTGGACGGCGCCCGCAAGCACATCGCCGACGCTGGCGTCACCAACGTGGACGTCGTCCTCGGCGACGGCGCCCTCGGCCACCCCGCCGCTGCCCCCTACGACCGCATCATCGCCACCGTCAGCACCAGCGAGATGCCCACCGCCTGGCTCCAGCAGATCAAGCCCACCGGACGGATCGTCCTGCCGCTGCGGCTGCGCGGCACCGCCTCCCGCTCGATCGCCTTCGAGCGCGGAGATGCCAGCTGGCGCAGCACTGACAGCCAGCTCGCGGTGTTCATGCCGCTGCGCGGCAGCATGGACGACGCCCGCCGCACCGTCACCCTCACCGCCCAGGACGACGTGACGCTGCAGGTCCACAAGGACCAGACCGATGCTGTGGACACTGACACCCTGCTCGGCGTCTTCGACGGCGAGCGTCACGAACGCTGGACCGGCGTGAACGTCCCCGCCGGCACCACCTACGAGTTCATGGACCTGTGGCTGTCCTGCACGCTCCCGAACGCTCTGATGCGCATGAGCGTGGCCGACACCGCCCAGGACCGCGGTGTCGCCCGGATGTTCAGCTGGGGCTCCATGGCGACCGTCAACGGCTCCTCGCTCGCCTACCTCACCATCCGCCCGGCCGAGCCCGCTGAGGACGGCCGCAAGGTGTACGAGACGGGTGTCATCGGCCACGGCCCCGACGGCGCCGCACTCGCCGACCTCGTGTCCCAGGAGATCCGCACCTGGGGCACCGCCTACCGCGACCGCACGGTGCGCTTCGAACTCCCCGACGCCCCGGCCACCGCCGACCCGGCCGCCGGCATCTTCGTCCTGCCCCGCCCCAACCACCCGATCACCGTCATCTGGGAGTAG
- a CDS encoding NAD-dependent epimerase/dehydratase family protein, whose protein sequence is MRILVLGGGWFLGPAVVTDALARGWEVTTFNRGRSGRLIAGAEAVHGDRERPEDLARLAGQGPWDAVVDTSASALSPRDVLAGVRALESVAGRYVYVSTVAVYEGWPIEPLNTDSPVWAAPADAGPEPAQMPDGVSGVNPDYGRRKAGTERAVVDTFGLARTSLLRPGVILGPGEYVGRLPWWLRRAERGGRILAPGDPSRSIQSVDVRDVAAFVLDQVHRVGHQVHNLAAPIGRESMGGFLQACLDVTDSSGELVWVEDEILLRQGLRQWTELPLWWTHPGVSAIDASSAVAAGFRSRPLAETVADTWAWLSCGNVPVPHRRWARHGIDPDKERDILESVF, encoded by the coding sequence ATGAGGATTCTCGTCCTGGGCGGTGGTTGGTTCCTGGGCCCGGCGGTCGTGACCGACGCTCTCGCCCGCGGCTGGGAGGTCACGACGTTCAACCGCGGTCGGTCCGGCAGGCTGATAGCCGGCGCAGAAGCCGTGCACGGTGACCGTGAGCGGCCCGAGGACCTGGCCCGGCTCGCTGGGCAAGGTCCGTGGGATGCCGTGGTCGACACGTCCGCCTCCGCTCTCAGCCCGCGTGATGTGCTTGCTGGTGTCCGGGCTCTGGAATCAGTTGCTGGCCGGTACGTGTACGTGTCCACTGTGGCCGTGTACGAGGGCTGGCCCATTGAGCCTTTGAACACGGACTCTCCGGTGTGGGCGGCGCCGGCCGACGCGGGCCCGGAGCCTGCTCAGATGCCGGATGGGGTGTCGGGTGTCAATCCCGACTACGGGCGACGGAAGGCCGGCACCGAACGGGCCGTGGTCGACACGTTCGGGCTCGCTCGTACGAGCCTGCTCCGGCCCGGTGTGATCCTCGGCCCTGGGGAGTATGTGGGCCGACTGCCGTGGTGGCTGCGTCGCGCCGAGCGGGGAGGACGGATCCTCGCGCCCGGTGACCCCTCGAGAAGCATCCAGTCGGTGGATGTCCGAGATGTCGCCGCGTTCGTTCTCGACCAGGTTCATCGCGTCGGTCACCAGGTTCACAACCTCGCCGCGCCGATCGGACGCGAGTCGATGGGTGGGTTCCTTCAGGCGTGCTTGGACGTGACCGACAGCTCCGGCGAGCTGGTGTGGGTCGAAGACGAGATTCTGCTCCGCCAGGGCCTGCGCCAGTGGACGGAGCTTCCTCTGTGGTGGACCCACCCGGGCGTGTCTGCCATCGACGCGTCCTCGGCGGTCGCGGCCGGCTTCCGCAGTCGGCCGCTCGCGGAGACCGTTGCTGACACGTGGGCCTGGCTGAGCTGTGGCAACGTGCCTGTGCCGCACAGGCGTTGGGCCAGGCACGGGATCGATCCGGACAAGGAGCGAGACATCCTCGAGAGCGTGTTCTAG
- a CDS encoding lanthionine synthetase C family protein — protein sequence MTAHPALRLSDRIAELLSDPANAPTAWTSRPQWPQSLAHGAPGIALLHIERAAAGRGQWEPARAWLMVAASTPVTRGADSYLYYGAPALTHALACAAQGRPGSYHNALAHLDDAVAADAVRRCERAEERIARGNLPALAEFDTIRGLAGIGAVLLSRAPEGEAIRRVLTYLIRLTEDIKHDGEVLPGWWTADGPSGQPDPRFPGGHSNNGLAHGIAGPLALLAVALRRGVEIEGQRAAIRTILAWLERWRDGHAWPYWITRENLTGPDRRPLAPQRPSWCYGTAGVARAQQLAATAIGDHRARHDAETALATALLDPKALAATTDVSACHGYTGLAHIAYRAASDASPRNAARLRSAVALLLDTTHPPHTDPDEQARNLLDTAGPAFLEGAAGTALALLAPATDTTPATPWDACLLTA from the coding sequence GTGACCGCGCACCCCGCCCTGCGACTGTCCGACCGGATCGCCGAGCTGCTCTCCGACCCGGCCAACGCACCAACGGCGTGGACGTCCCGCCCGCAGTGGCCCCAGTCCCTCGCCCACGGCGCGCCTGGCATCGCCCTGCTCCACATCGAACGCGCTGCCGCTGGCCGAGGCCAATGGGAGCCGGCTCGCGCCTGGCTCATGGTCGCCGCCAGCACCCCGGTCACCCGCGGAGCGGACAGCTACCTGTACTACGGTGCCCCGGCGCTCACCCACGCACTCGCGTGCGCAGCCCAAGGCCGGCCCGGCTCCTACCACAACGCCCTCGCCCACCTGGACGACGCCGTCGCCGCCGACGCGGTGCGCCGCTGCGAGCGGGCCGAGGAACGGATCGCACGCGGCAACCTCCCGGCGCTGGCCGAGTTCGACACCATCCGCGGCCTGGCCGGGATCGGCGCCGTCCTGCTGAGCCGGGCACCCGAAGGCGAGGCGATCCGGCGGGTCCTGACCTACCTGATCCGCCTGACCGAGGACATCAAGCACGACGGCGAGGTTCTGCCCGGCTGGTGGACCGCAGACGGCCCGTCCGGCCAGCCAGACCCGCGCTTCCCCGGCGGACACAGCAACAACGGCCTCGCGCACGGCATCGCCGGCCCTCTCGCCCTGCTCGCCGTGGCGCTGCGCCGTGGCGTCGAGATCGAGGGCCAGCGCGCGGCGATCCGGACCATCCTGGCCTGGCTGGAGCGGTGGCGCGACGGGCACGCCTGGCCGTACTGGATCACCCGCGAGAACCTGACCGGTCCCGACCGCCGGCCGCTGGCCCCGCAGCGTCCGAGCTGGTGCTACGGCACCGCAGGCGTCGCACGCGCCCAACAGCTCGCCGCCACCGCGATCGGCGACCACCGCGCACGCCACGACGCCGAGACCGCCCTCGCCACTGCACTGCTGGATCCGAAGGCGCTCGCCGCGACCACCGACGTGTCCGCCTGCCACGGCTACACCGGCCTGGCCCACATCGCCTACCGCGCCGCCTCCGACGCCTCCCCACGCAACGCCGCGCGGCTGCGGTCCGCCGTCGCCCTGCTTCTGGACACCACCCACCCCCCGCACACCGACCCCGACGAGCAGGCCCGCAACCTGCTCGACACGGCAGGGCCAGCGTTTCTGGAAGGCGCCGCCGGAACCGCCCTGGCCCTGCTCGCCCCCGCCACCGACACCACCCCGGCAACCCCCTGGGACGCCTGCCTCCTGACCGCCTGA
- a CDS encoding NlpC/P60 family protein, giving the protein MKRAGLVCAGLAAAIALLLVAGLGALASASASTPGIQTLDGVPAAYRPWLQRASQECRFPALSPALLAAQLQQESGFRTEAVSPVGAVGPAQFMPGTWATWGRDDDRNGLASPHDIGDAVMAQGRFMCSLLGQANASGIAGDPRALALAGYNAGWAAVERFAGIPPYPETQHYVSSILESMARFQSGAVAGHGSGNSAVRRALTQLGVPYAYGGGTPSGPGTGFCADGNGYLDGRCVATTTVGWDCSSLVQYAYWPTTRLPRTAAEQYAATANRPVAKAELRSGDLLFWSRGGEASVYHVAIYVGEGKIVEAPKTGDVVKVADASTMPAADYFGATRP; this is encoded by the coding sequence GTGAAGCGAGCAGGCCTGGTCTGCGCGGGGCTCGCCGCCGCGATTGCGCTGCTGCTCGTTGCCGGTCTCGGAGCGTTGGCCTCAGCGAGCGCCTCCACTCCGGGCATCCAGACGCTCGATGGCGTGCCCGCCGCCTACCGGCCGTGGCTTCAGCGCGCTTCGCAGGAGTGCCGGTTTCCTGCGCTGAGCCCGGCGTTGCTTGCGGCCCAGCTCCAGCAGGAGAGCGGGTTCCGAACCGAGGCGGTCAGTCCGGTCGGGGCGGTGGGGCCGGCGCAGTTCATGCCCGGGACGTGGGCGACCTGGGGCCGGGACGACGACCGCAACGGACTCGCCTCCCCGCACGACATCGGTGACGCGGTGATGGCCCAGGGCCGGTTCATGTGCAGTCTGCTCGGGCAGGCGAATGCATCAGGAATCGCCGGAGATCCGCGGGCGCTGGCGCTCGCGGGCTACAACGCGGGCTGGGCCGCGGTCGAGCGCTTTGCCGGCATCCCTCCGTACCCCGAGACGCAGCACTACGTGTCGAGCATCCTCGAAAGCATGGCCCGCTTCCAGAGCGGAGCCGTCGCGGGCCACGGAAGCGGAAACTCCGCGGTTCGACGCGCCCTCACGCAGCTCGGTGTGCCCTACGCCTACGGCGGCGGCACCCCGTCCGGGCCCGGAACCGGCTTCTGCGCCGATGGCAACGGATACCTCGACGGTCGGTGCGTCGCCACCACGACAGTTGGCTGGGACTGCTCCAGCCTCGTGCAGTACGCCTACTGGCCGACCACGCGTCTTCCGCGCACCGCCGCCGAACAGTACGCTGCCACGGCCAACAGACCGGTAGCCAAAGCCGAACTCCGTTCGGGTGATCTCCTGTTCTGGAGCCGCGGAGGCGAAGCATCCGTCTACCACGTGGCGATCTACGTCGGCGAGGGGAAGATCGTCGAGGCCCCGAAGACCGGGGACGTCGTGAAGGTCGCCGACGCGTCAACCATGCCGGCGGCGGACTACTTCGGCGCGACACGGCCATGA
- a CDS encoding ATP-binding protein: protein MVAVEQPRARLRQWQATFAAVPEAVAEARRDVRLLLKGWGWEGDRVDDVVSICSELVTNAVQHGSDPGSEVGLHVQEIADDCRIEVLDGRPDLAVPRTSVPRGENGRGLILVRKLSDDMAVATSRTSKKVWARVLLAADNTPRNAR from the coding sequence ATGGTGGCCGTCGAGCAGCCGAGAGCCCGTCTTCGCCAGTGGCAGGCTACCTTCGCCGCCGTCCCAGAAGCGGTTGCCGAGGCGCGCCGGGATGTGCGTTTACTGCTCAAAGGGTGGGGTTGGGAGGGAGACCGGGTTGATGATGTGGTCTCCATCTGCTCGGAGCTGGTGACCAATGCCGTCCAACACGGCAGCGACCCGGGCAGCGAGGTTGGGCTCCATGTCCAGGAGATAGCAGACGACTGTCGAATCGAGGTCCTGGACGGACGCCCTGACCTGGCAGTGCCCCGAACCTCCGTGCCCCGAGGCGAGAACGGCCGCGGCCTGATCCTTGTACGCAAGCTCTCCGACGACATGGCGGTGGCGACGTCCCGGACTTCCAAGAAGGTGTGGGCGAGGGTTCTCCTCGCCGCCGACAACACGCCAAGGAATGCCCGGTGA
- a CDS encoding ATP-binding protein: protein MPERPFDHIRIAHLRLECQPKAPGEARRQAMAALRERGIGLDDDTALAVELTVTELVTNGMRYGGIVSRLEVFLYLEAGGFLTVEVWDGEGTVEPVVTRAADDADGGRGLALVAELVEHLWWECADNFAKKVCARIALRTAAEPKPDLHRDRQPAAA from the coding sequence ATGCCCGAAAGACCTTTCGACCACATCCGGATCGCGCATCTCAGGCTGGAGTGCCAACCCAAGGCGCCCGGGGAGGCGCGACGCCAGGCGATGGCCGCTCTCCGTGAACGCGGCATCGGGCTCGACGACGACACCGCGCTCGCCGTCGAGCTCACCGTCACCGAACTCGTCACGAACGGGATGCGGTACGGCGGGATCGTCAGCCGGCTCGAGGTCTTCCTGTACCTGGAAGCGGGCGGGTTCCTCACGGTCGAGGTGTGGGACGGCGAGGGCACCGTAGAGCCCGTCGTCACCCGGGCTGCGGACGACGCCGACGGTGGGCGCGGCCTGGCGCTGGTCGCCGAGCTCGTCGAACACCTGTGGTGGGAGTGCGCCGACAACTTCGCGAAGAAGGTGTGCGCTCGGATCGCGCTGCGCACCGCGGCCGAGCCGAAACCCGATCTGCACCGCGACCGGCAGCCGGCCGCCGCGTAG